From Tindallia californiensis, one genomic window encodes:
- a CDS encoding EamA family transporter, producing MRNKDKLLAFMVVILWGFNFTAIKLGLEGVPSTLLAALRYTCLLPVVFFVKKPTIPLGYGVAYGLCVGVGQFGSLFYAMEIGMPAGLSSIVLQASAFITPLLAFFFLQEPMNRRQHLGLIIAACGLLFIANSGQHNHIAGIPISGLLLTLLAASFWALSNIILRYAANQAIARGETIDMFGLVIWASLIPPIPLFLIAFWIDSPATILSALTQLSSISIFSILYLAFGATLLGYGGWSYLLGRYPASRIAPFSLLVPVTGLLSAKLVLGEQMTSMQWIGGITILAGLIIANFDLSRFQQTT from the coding sequence ATGAGAAACAAAGATAAGCTACTGGCATTCATGGTGGTAATCCTGTGGGGATTTAACTTTACGGCCATAAAGCTAGGACTGGAAGGAGTCCCGTCCACCTTATTGGCCGCCTTGCGATACACCTGTTTATTGCCAGTGGTTTTTTTCGTAAAAAAACCGACCATTCCCTTGGGATATGGCGTCGCTTATGGGCTTTGCGTAGGAGTGGGACAATTTGGGAGTTTATTTTATGCCATGGAAATTGGCATGCCGGCAGGACTATCTTCCATCGTGCTACAAGCTTCGGCTTTTATCACCCCGCTACTGGCCTTCTTTTTCCTTCAGGAACCCATGAACCGCCGGCAACATCTAGGGCTCATCATTGCAGCCTGTGGGCTCCTCTTTATTGCAAATAGTGGTCAGCACAACCATATAGCCGGCATCCCTATATCTGGGCTTTTATTAACACTGCTAGCCGCATCCTTTTGGGCACTATCCAATATTATCCTGAGATATGCTGCCAACCAGGCCATTGCTAGAGGCGAAACCATCGATATGTTTGGGTTGGTCATCTGGGCTAGTCTCATTCCACCTATCCCTCTGTTCCTCATCGCTTTTTGGATAGATAGCCCTGCTACCATTTTAAGTGCCCTGACCCAACTCAGCTCTATTTCCATTTTTTCGATTCTCTACCTGGCCTTTGGTGCCACGCTATTGGGCTATGGAGGCTGGAGTTATTTATTAGGAAGATACCCAGCTTCCCGCATCGCTCCTTTTTCCCTGCTGGTGCCTGTCACAGGGCTTCTCTCTGCAAAATTAGTTCTAGGTGAACAAATGACATCCATGCAGTGGATCGGTGGCATCACCATCTTAGCAGGATTGATCATTGCCAATTTTGACCTATCCCGATTTCAACAAACAACATAA
- a CDS encoding ABC transporter substrate-binding protein, with product MENQGIERHITLYWNNPSCLKKAVEGKLDATASRWKAQKNATVDFDYYGLIEDMLMEDRLEEDLQQGRMGADVLVSTDMQLFHRKDLLLGNLPLFQPIEDWFPIRKEFAEMAHAQGYFQPGVVVPVVMIKNKEMLEETTEIRGWEDLLDPSLAGKIAISSTDKPAGKSILKGYWYLYGEEGLHTAKEHFSVVSNPAAVFDAVDRGQYPLGIVPLLFASGPGKSGQVEKIWPEEGLFVVISYVAVRADAGPEVREILLESLYSQEIQDLYSQRGLMIPVHPEVEPKQELMAYKGKLLYPSWEWVEQKDMSLLED from the coding sequence ATGGAGAATCAAGGGATCGAAAGACACATCACATTATATTGGAATAACCCTAGCTGCCTGAAAAAAGCGGTGGAAGGAAAACTGGATGCAACGGCCTCCCGTTGGAAAGCACAAAAAAATGCCACCGTAGACTTTGATTATTATGGGTTGATTGAAGACATGTTAATGGAGGATCGATTAGAGGAAGATCTGCAGCAGGGACGAATGGGAGCCGATGTACTGGTGAGTACAGATATGCAATTGTTTCATCGGAAAGATCTGTTACTGGGAAATCTTCCTCTTTTTCAGCCCATAGAGGATTGGTTTCCGATTCGCAAGGAATTTGCAGAGATGGCTCATGCTCAAGGGTATTTTCAGCCTGGAGTAGTGGTGCCAGTCGTCATGATAAAAAACAAGGAAATGTTGGAGGAAACAACGGAAATCCGTGGATGGGAAGATTTGTTAGATCCATCACTGGCAGGGAAAATCGCCATTTCCAGCACAGATAAGCCTGCAGGGAAATCTATTTTAAAAGGATATTGGTATTTGTATGGAGAAGAAGGGCTACACACCGCCAAGGAGCATTTTAGTGTCGTAAGTAATCCGGCGGCTGTTTTTGATGCGGTGGATCGAGGCCAATACCCCTTAGGCATTGTGCCACTGCTGTTTGCTTCAGGTCCAGGAAAAAGCGGCCAGGTGGAAAAAATATGGCCAGAGGAAGGGCTCTTCGTGGTTATTTCTTATGTGGCCGTAAGGGCAGACGCTGGACCAGAAGTACGAGAAATCCTGTTAGAAAGCCTTTATTCCCAAGAAATACAGGATTTATATAGTCAAAGAGGGCTCATGATTCCAGTTCATCCTGAAGTGGAGCCAAAGCAAGAACTCATGGCATATAAAGGAAAACTACTCTATCCCAGTTGGGAATGGGTGGAGCAAAAGGATATGAGTCTATTAGAGGATTGA
- a CDS encoding PAS domain-containing protein translates to MKNSKGRWFLSILGIVGAIGMGASLLKASGTTFLLLILLVASLALTFLFIKHLENRESLRREREKVEEELKQAKLVVENSPAILIRWKNMPNYPIMMVSANIGQFGYSQEELVSGEFTHADLVHPEDLDRMNGEIESYTSNNIDRYHQQYRIISKKGEVRWIDDLTTVIRDRDRNILEYQGILLDITDRKKAEEALRESEARLKSIIAVSNTGAWEYHHDTGNLWCSDEYFTMLGRDPDKYDANGSANVSESWIDLLHPDDQKAASDHFFEYLKGGSAGMYENHFRMKHRNGTWVWIWSRGQTVKHVNGNLSHMTIGTHINITKIKEMEFSLYKEKEQFKTTLISIGDGVISTDISGNVRVMNRVSERLTGWTQEEALDKPIETIFSVLDEDTREPIQNPVREVLETGKIVELSNHPILVSKEGIERLIEDSAAPIKDENGDTTGVVLVFRDFTEKKKSQNEIEYLSFHDYLTGLYNRRFFETEMKRLDTERNLPLTIILGDVNGLKLINDSFGHAVGDELIVKAANTLKESIRGEDILARIGGDEYALLLPKTDGAEADELVRRVKRKLKKKPLKEIEVSVSFGWETKYHTTESLTKVFKKAEDKMYKQKLFEGPSMRGDAIHNILATINEKRPEEKNHSEKVANLCVAMGKALGMDAYDLEKLKMLGLFHDIGKIAISDSLLSKREELTEMEYNEICRHAEIGYRILSTVNDMAEIAEYVLYHHERWDGKGYPKGLKGEEIPLPSRICFIADAYDMITSDRNHLSAKSAEYAAEELQKNAGIQFDPKLVTVFLRQVLPEMKYSVEEMPADKAFFQ, encoded by the coding sequence ATGAAGAACTCAAAAGGAAGGTGGTTCTTGAGTATCTTGGGAATCGTGGGAGCAATAGGAATGGGAGCGTCCCTTCTCAAGGCTTCGGGGACGACTTTTCTGCTACTGATATTGCTTGTGGCAAGTCTAGCGCTTACCTTTCTGTTTATAAAACATCTGGAAAACAGGGAGTCTCTTCGACGTGAACGGGAAAAAGTGGAGGAAGAATTAAAACAAGCGAAGCTGGTGGTTGAAAACAGTCCAGCCATATTGATTCGTTGGAAAAATATGCCGAACTACCCTATTATGATGGTCTCCGCCAATATCGGCCAATTTGGATATTCTCAGGAAGAGTTGGTATCCGGTGAGTTTACCCATGCTGATTTGGTTCACCCGGAGGATTTGGATCGGATGAATGGTGAAATAGAAAGCTACACCTCCAATAATATTGACCGCTATCATCAACAGTATCGCATCATCAGCAAAAAAGGAGAAGTACGGTGGATTGACGACCTTACAACGGTGATTCGGGATAGGGATCGAAACATATTAGAATATCAGGGAATTTTATTAGATATAACGGACCGAAAAAAAGCTGAAGAAGCACTACGTGAAAGTGAAGCTCGTCTTAAATCGATTATTGCTGTGTCTAATACCGGAGCCTGGGAATACCATCATGACACAGGAAATTTGTGGTGTAGTGACGAATACTTCACCATGCTCGGAAGAGATCCGGACAAATACGATGCAAATGGTTCTGCCAATGTATCTGAAAGCTGGATTGATCTGCTTCATCCAGATGATCAGAAGGCAGCATCTGACCATTTTTTTGAATATCTGAAAGGTGGTTCCGCAGGCATGTACGAAAATCACTTTCGGATGAAGCATCGCAACGGAACATGGGTCTGGATTTGGTCCAGAGGCCAGACGGTTAAGCATGTGAACGGAAACTTGTCCCATATGACGATAGGCACCCATATCAATATTACCAAGATAAAAGAAATGGAGTTTTCCTTGTATAAGGAGAAGGAACAGTTTAAGACCACACTGATTTCTATCGGAGATGGCGTTATTTCCACGGATATCAGTGGCAATGTAAGAGTGATGAACAGGGTTTCTGAGCGACTTACCGGCTGGACACAGGAAGAGGCGTTGGATAAACCGATAGAAACCATTTTCTCTGTCTTGGATGAAGACACCCGGGAACCGATCCAAAACCCTGTAAGAGAAGTATTGGAAACAGGAAAGATTGTCGAACTTAGCAACCATCCCATATTGGTTTCAAAAGAAGGGATCGAAAGGCTGATCGAAGATAGTGCAGCTCCCATCAAAGACGAAAATGGTGATACGACCGGTGTTGTGCTAGTCTTTAGAGATTTTACGGAAAAGAAAAAGAGTCAGAACGAAATTGAATACCTAAGTTTTCATGATTATCTGACAGGTTTATATAACCGAAGATTTTTTGAGACAGAGATGAAAAGGCTCGATACAGAGAGAAATCTTCCCCTTACCATTATATTAGGTGACGTTAATGGATTGAAACTGATCAATGACTCCTTTGGACATGCCGTTGGAGATGAACTTATTGTAAAAGCAGCCAACACATTAAAGGAATCTATCCGAGGAGAAGATATTCTTGCACGAATCGGAGGCGACGAATATGCACTGTTACTGCCTAAAACCGATGGTGCAGAGGCGGATGAGTTAGTGAGACGGGTTAAAAGAAAACTCAAGAAAAAGCCATTAAAAGAAATCGAAGTATCCGTCTCTTTTGGTTGGGAGACAAAGTACCATACGACGGAATCCTTGACAAAAGTATTCAAAAAAGCCGAAGATAAAATGTATAAACAAAAGTTGTTTGAAGGCCCAAGCATGAGGGGGGACGCAATTCATAATATTCTTGCAACCATCAACGAAAAAAGGCCGGAAGAAAAAAATCATTCCGAAAAGGTCGCCAACTTATGCGTGGCGATGGGGAAAGCCCTGGGCATGGATGCTTACGATCTGGAGAAACTGAAAATGCTGGGTCTTTTCCATGATATTGGTAAAATTGCTATTTCAGATTCTCTTTTGAGTAAAAGAGAAGAGCTAACCGAAATGGAATACAATGAAATTTGTCGCCATGCTGAAATTGGGTACCGCATTTTAAGCACAGTAAATGATATGGCAGAAATAGCTGAATATGTACTGTATCACCATGAAAGATGGGATGGAAAAGGATATCCAAAGGGGCTCAAAGGCGAGGAAATTCCACTGCCATCCAGAATTTGTTTTATTGCCGATGCCTATGACATGATCACCAGTGACAGGAATCATCTGTCGGCAAAATCGGCAGAGTATGCGGCAGAAGAGCTACAAAAGAATGCAGGGATCCAATTTGACCCTAAATTGGTCACCGTTTTTTTAAGGCAAGTTTTGCCAGAAATGAAGTATTCTGTTGAAGAGATGCCTGCTGATAAAGCATTTTTTCAATAA
- a CDS encoding nitrogenase component 1: protein MKTILTKLPPLAPDYSGASAAFYSLGGVIILNGADGCIGNVTGYDEPRFFEEPSHIFSSGLREIHAITGDEEVLLEKIRKAQIRENIQFIVILGTPTSAVIASDHESISKMVMAEKSIPVIPLNTTGIETYEKGSALAFETIAKNWASSEQPAQGAVNILGATPMDYWSLNQVMEIKEALESHGQRVNSIWGMDGQGLESIKRSLNAEVNLVISISGLKAAKYLKQQYDMPYVVGVPVGKEPTKILVDQLKNPSAPVKRREEKYSASPAGLVIGEQVWANAFRDYLEKEKAMPSLQVCSLFQMEKAYCRKGDKQIGSEEELEIMAETYSYPMVVGDPFFQSIFTSDKTSFYSAPHLAVSSRISWGHDVLYTGLKPTVIASREKNLG, encoded by the coding sequence ATGAAAACCATACTAACCAAACTGCCCCCACTGGCACCGGACTATTCCGGAGCCAGTGCCGCTTTCTATTCCCTGGGAGGAGTGATTATTCTTAACGGAGCCGATGGCTGCATAGGAAATGTGACGGGCTACGACGAACCCCGCTTTTTTGAAGAACCTTCCCATATCTTCAGCTCAGGATTGCGGGAAATCCATGCCATTACCGGAGATGAAGAGGTGTTACTGGAAAAGATAAGAAAAGCACAAATCAGAGAAAATATCCAGTTTATTGTGATTTTAGGAACACCAACTTCAGCCGTAATTGCCAGTGATCACGAAAGTATTTCCAAAATGGTAATGGCGGAAAAATCCATTCCGGTAATTCCGCTAAATACCACCGGTATTGAAACCTATGAAAAAGGATCGGCGCTGGCCTTTGAAACCATCGCCAAAAACTGGGCTTCCTCCGAACAACCAGCCCAGGGTGCGGTGAATATTCTGGGAGCAACGCCCATGGATTACTGGAGCCTTAATCAGGTAATGGAAATCAAAGAAGCTTTGGAAAGTCACGGTCAACGGGTGAACAGCATTTGGGGCATGGATGGTCAGGGGTTGGAGAGCATTAAAAGAAGCTTAAATGCAGAAGTGAACCTAGTGATTTCGATTTCAGGACTGAAGGCGGCAAAATACCTAAAACAGCAATACGACATGCCCTATGTGGTAGGCGTTCCTGTAGGAAAAGAACCCACCAAAATATTGGTCGATCAGCTGAAAAACCCTTCTGCCCCTGTAAAAAGAAGAGAAGAAAAATACTCGGCCTCACCTGCCGGTCTTGTTATTGGGGAGCAGGTATGGGCCAACGCCTTTCGGGACTATCTGGAAAAAGAAAAAGCCATGCCATCGCTTCAGGTATGTTCATTGTTTCAGATGGAAAAAGCCTATTGCCGAAAAGGCGATAAGCAGATTGGCTCTGAAGAAGAACTGGAAATTATGGCAGAAACCTACTCCTATCCTATGGTAGTAGGAGATCCCTTTTTTCAGTCGATTTTCACTTCAGATAAAACCAGCTTTTACTCAGCTCCTCATTTAGCTGTTTCCAGTCGGATTTCCTGGGGACATGATGTCCTGTATACCGGCTTGAAGCCTACAGTGATAGCGAGCAGAGAAAAAAATTTAGGTTAA
- a CDS encoding GTP-binding protein, with protein MIEETKQQRPKAVIVAGPPATGKTEVMLHVVKNLQRKDQKVAVVKVDCLETEDDVKYAALGVPVAVGLSNDICPDHFYAVNYEEMISWTEENEAEILVIETAGLCHRCAPGIEGVLTFCVVDCLSSIKTPQKAGPVVTTSDVVIMTKGDMVSQAEREVFRAKIREINDKALIVEANGLTGSGCEGLATIIHQEDPLQEISDSRLRHPMPTAICSYCMGEKRLGNKHQHGVVYKMDFSKRGGGIYA; from the coding sequence ATGATTGAGGAAACAAAGCAACAACGGCCTAAAGCTGTCATTGTGGCTGGACCGCCGGCTACAGGTAAAACAGAAGTCATGCTTCATGTGGTGAAAAATTTGCAACGAAAAGATCAAAAAGTGGCCGTCGTAAAGGTGGACTGTTTGGAGACGGAAGACGATGTGAAATATGCAGCCTTGGGAGTTCCGGTAGCCGTTGGCTTGAGCAACGACATATGTCCGGATCATTTTTATGCAGTGAATTATGAGGAAATGATTTCCTGGACAGAAGAAAATGAAGCGGAAATTTTAGTGATTGAAACCGCAGGGCTTTGTCATCGCTGTGCTCCAGGAATCGAAGGCGTCCTAACCTTTTGCGTGGTGGATTGTTTGTCCAGCATCAAAACACCTCAGAAGGCAGGTCCGGTGGTCACCACTTCCGATGTGGTGATTATGACCAAGGGAGATATGGTGTCTCAAGCCGAAAGAGAAGTATTTCGTGCCAAAATCCGAGAAATCAACGACAAAGCACTGATTGTAGAAGCCAATGGATTAACTGGTAGCGGATGTGAGGGGCTGGCTACTATTATTCATCAAGAAGACCCCCTGCAGGAAATCAGTGATTCGCGGCTGCGTCATCCTATGCCAACGGCAATCTGTTCCTATTGCATGGGAGAAAAACGCTTGGGCAATAAACACCAACATGGAGTGGTCTATAAAATGGATTTTAGCAAAAGAGGAGGGGGCATATATGCTTAG
- the codB gene encoding cytosine permease, which produces MEATAKSMKKDTEHSLSAVKEESKQGFWAVIVVMLGFTFFSPSMTAGGNLGIGLNMRDFFLAMLLGNAFLGLYTGVLAHVGQSTGLTLDLLARHSFGTKGSYLPSVLISFTQIGWFGVGVAMFALPVSILLGINTTLLIFMTGILMTATAYFGIKALAILGSIAVPLIALLGIYSMNVGINEVAGFGNVFAENPANPLTLTAALSIVIGSFISGGTATPNFTRFSKTPNIAVWATVIAFFIGNSIMFVFGAVGGAVTGNADIFDILIAQGLMIPAILVLGLNIWTTNNNALYTAGLGLANITKIQSKPMVLLGGTAGTLAAIWLYNNFVAYLSLLGGMIPPVGVVIILHYFMNKKHYQEESSEYEEVNPGAIVAVILGSMVGVFLKWGISPLNALVVSAVAYTAYEMIIRKKNVS; this is translated from the coding sequence ATGGAAGCCACAGCAAAAAGCATGAAAAAAGACACAGAGCATTCATTATCAGCGGTGAAGGAAGAAAGCAAACAGGGTTTTTGGGCGGTCATTGTGGTGATGCTCGGATTTACTTTTTTTTCACCATCCATGACGGCAGGTGGTAATTTGGGGATTGGCCTGAACATGAGGGATTTCTTTTTGGCCATGCTACTGGGGAATGCCTTTCTTGGCCTCTATACTGGAGTATTGGCTCATGTAGGACAATCAACAGGACTGACCCTTGATTTACTTGCCAGGCATTCTTTTGGAACAAAGGGGTCTTACTTACCTTCTGTACTCATTAGCTTTACGCAAATTGGTTGGTTTGGAGTAGGGGTGGCGATGTTTGCGTTACCAGTTTCCATACTGCTTGGCATTAATACTACCTTGCTCATATTCATGACAGGCATATTAATGACAGCGACGGCCTATTTTGGAATTAAAGCGTTAGCGATTCTTGGTTCTATCGCTGTACCGTTGATTGCCTTATTAGGGATTTATTCCATGAATGTTGGAATCAATGAGGTTGCAGGCTTTGGAAATGTTTTTGCTGAAAATCCTGCTAACCCCCTTACGTTAACCGCAGCCTTGTCCATTGTTATTGGCAGTTTTATTAGCGGTGGTACGGCGACGCCAAATTTTACGCGATTTTCGAAAACACCCAATATAGCCGTATGGGCTACGGTGATTGCTTTTTTTATAGGGAATAGCATTATGTTTGTCTTTGGAGCTGTAGGCGGAGCCGTGACAGGAAACGCTGATATTTTTGATATCCTTATAGCCCAAGGACTGATGATTCCGGCCATTTTGGTGTTGGGGCTTAATATCTGGACCACCAATAATAATGCCTTGTATACAGCCGGACTGGGGCTTGCGAATATTACAAAAATTCAATCCAAACCAATGGTGCTTTTAGGGGGGACGGCTGGAACATTGGCAGCTATATGGTTATACAACAACTTTGTGGCTTACTTAAGTCTCCTAGGAGGAATGATACCGCCGGTAGGGGTAGTGATTATTCTTCACTATTTTATGAATAAAAAGCATTATCAAGAGGAAAGTAGTGAGTATGAAGAAGTAAATCCGGGTGCCATTGTGGCGGTTATTTTAGGATCGATGGTAGGCGTGTTTTTGAAATGGGGAATTTCACCGCTCAATGCGCTGGTAGTTTCTGCTGTTGCTTACACAGCCTACGAAATGATTATCAGGAAAAAGAATGTTTCATAA
- a CDS encoding ATP-binding cassette domain-containing protein has protein sequence MLREITILGGRKKNGEPEAVQEVTVQVGQVYSIVGFTGSGKSQLINDIEQIAQRDSISRRQILLDGEPPLDNALHRYEQNLVAHLSQNMNFILDMKVKEFLIMHAGCRGFREPGKKAEEVIECANTFAGEAIKPEENLTRLSGGQSRSLMIADVAINGDSPVVLIDEVENAGIHRLKAMETLAAQQKIVLVVTHDPLLALLGEKRIIMGNGGMQAVLALTQQEVTVRGRLEKMAGVLQGLQDQLRQGESVSLEFQP, from the coding sequence ATGCTTAGGGAGATTACTATTCTGGGAGGACGCAAGAAAAATGGAGAGCCAGAAGCCGTACAAGAAGTAACGGTTCAAGTGGGGCAGGTATATAGCATTGTGGGATTTACGGGATCAGGTAAAAGTCAGCTCATTAATGATATTGAACAAATAGCCCAGCGAGATTCTATTTCCAGACGTCAAATTTTGCTGGATGGCGAGCCTCCTCTGGATAATGCCCTCCATAGATATGAACAAAACTTGGTGGCACACCTTTCTCAAAATATGAATTTTATTTTGGATATGAAAGTAAAAGAGTTTTTAATTATGCATGCAGGGTGTCGAGGCTTTAGGGAACCGGGAAAAAAAGCAGAGGAAGTCATTGAATGCGCCAATACCTTTGCGGGAGAAGCCATAAAACCAGAAGAGAACTTGACACGCCTCAGCGGAGGGCAATCTCGATCCTTGATGATTGCCGATGTAGCCATTAATGGAGATTCTCCGGTGGTATTGATTGACGAAGTGGAAAATGCGGGCATTCATCGGCTCAAAGCCATGGAAACCCTGGCAGCACAACAAAAAATCGTGTTGGTGGTCACTCACGATCCACTGTTAGCCTTATTAGGAGAAAAAAGAATCATCATGGGCAACGGAGGGATGCAGGCGGTACTGGCATTAACACAACAGGAAGTAACAGTTCGTGGCAGACTGGAAAAAATGGCAGGTGTTCTGCAAGGTTTGCAAGACCAGTTGCGACAGGGAGAATCTGTATCCTTAGAATTTCAACCATAA
- a CDS encoding ABC transporter substrate-binding protein, whose product MKKSWSNILFLLLILALVTGCGRTGSGSENQSESELDLQNEQVEEVENDRGETSGRIIIDQLGREVEIPDEINRVVTDRILPFPSVYFLATGRDGDIVGMHPASKSAYEHSMLSVLAPGMQAAETGFASGEEINIEELLMLDPDLVFIRAESGLEGLYEEAGIRTVAIGTTGIADGDVLKTINSWIEMLGEIYDLEDRAQGIIDYGLQVENEITEKVQDLEEKPRAMMLFNHVEGKPLVSGANFFGNYWLTTTGAIDVAEEEITGRAPVEMEQIYDWNPEIIYITNFTALQPEDFYNNEIQGQDWSQIHAVKNKRVYKIPMGIYRWFPPSGDAPLMLQWLAQHNQPDLFDYDMEEEIRSYYAAYYDYELSQEEIHAILNPVREGAAGGGGQ is encoded by the coding sequence ATGAAAAAAAGCTGGAGCAACATACTTTTCTTACTATTGATCTTGGCACTGGTCACCGGTTGTGGCCGTACTGGTAGTGGTAGCGAAAACCAGTCAGAGTCCGAACTGGATCTTCAGAATGAACAGGTTGAAGAAGTTGAAAATGACAGGGGAGAAACCTCTGGAAGGATCATTATCGACCAATTAGGGCGGGAAGTGGAAATTCCAGATGAAATAAATCGGGTCGTTACGGATCGAATCCTTCCCTTTCCTTCCGTCTATTTTCTGGCAACAGGAAGAGATGGGGACATTGTAGGCATGCATCCGGCATCTAAAAGTGCTTATGAGCATTCCATGCTGTCGGTACTGGCACCGGGGATGCAGGCAGCCGAAACTGGCTTTGCCAGCGGCGAAGAAATCAATATAGAAGAGCTCTTAATGCTGGATCCGGATCTGGTATTTATTCGGGCAGAATCTGGCCTGGAAGGCTTATATGAAGAAGCAGGAATTCGGACAGTAGCCATTGGCACTACCGGCATTGCGGACGGTGATGTGCTAAAAACCATCAATAGCTGGATTGAAATGCTAGGCGAAATCTACGACTTGGAAGACCGGGCCCAGGGAATTATTGATTATGGATTACAAGTTGAAAATGAAATCACCGAAAAAGTGCAAGATCTCGAAGAGAAACCCCGGGCTATGATGTTGTTTAACCATGTAGAGGGAAAACCACTGGTCTCCGGTGCTAATTTCTTTGGGAATTACTGGTTAACCACTACTGGAGCTATTGATGTAGCCGAAGAGGAGATTACTGGAAGAGCTCCAGTAGAAATGGAACAAATTTATGATTGGAATCCAGAAATTATTTATATTACCAACTTCACAGCACTACAACCAGAAGACTTTTACAACAACGAGATCCAAGGACAGGATTGGAGCCAAATCCATGCCGTGAAGAATAAAAGGGTGTATAAAATCCCCATGGGCATTTATCGGTGGTTCCCCCCTTCCGGCGACGCTCCCTTAATGTTGCAGTGGTTGGCACAGCACAATCAACCAGACTTATTCGATTACGATATGGAAGAAGAAATACGTAGCTATTATGCCGCCTACTATGACTACGAATTATCCCAGGAAGAAATACATGCCATCCTGAATCCAGTCAGGGAAGGAGCTGCCGGAGGCGGCGGCCAGTAG
- a CDS encoding GGDEF domain-containing protein, with product MKKIFQRSMGLLILAILVLTAYNFNVVRNEMLENRYNALINDLRTDSATFGLWIKEKKSIVNTAKDIYDNFSYEELVAYNTENPYLNINNEDPSISQLYIGLADGHFITGGQWIPPEDYDPRTRTWYLEAQEAGKTIVSSVYVDRETGEMLVTISSPLYLRERFIGVISADVFLESIRGFLMTEMEKRNSYSMLVDEDGTMVIHTHRPNLEGQNIYTDLGSSLFKDYFNEAKQSQDIVRMAYAYEGEDILGIVQKADGRNWYLAVARVDDVTLWNAQLGYPWIFFVNALMLTVIVVLMGMILKARSELHSMNTLLTKENEKDFLTGIYNRRYLNLYLESVWRQQRVEALSLLILDVDFFKNYNDTYGHIQGDEVLKNLTKCINNLVRKKDVFARFGGEEFALVLEDVEGPEVEKIAQKSIDAVYHLAMKHETSPFKRVTISIGVVTVAPGKQISVREAIEYADKALYEAKESGRNKVVFHEGKG from the coding sequence ATGAAAAAAATATTTCAACGGAGCATGGGTTTGCTGATCCTAGCCATCTTGGTATTAACTGCCTATAACTTTAATGTGGTGCGAAATGAAATGTTGGAAAATCGATACAATGCATTGATCAATGATTTAAGAACAGACTCGGCCACCTTTGGATTATGGATAAAAGAAAAAAAGAGTATTGTGAATACGGCTAAAGATATTTATGACAATTTTTCTTATGAAGAATTGGTAGCCTACAACACAGAAAACCCTTATTTGAATATCAATAATGAAGACCCGAGTATTTCTCAACTATATATTGGATTAGCCGATGGCCATTTTATTACAGGTGGCCAATGGATTCCGCCGGAGGATTACGATCCCAGAACCAGAACCTGGTATCTAGAAGCACAGGAAGCTGGCAAAACCATTGTTTCCAGTGTGTATGTAGATCGGGAAACGGGAGAAATGTTGGTGACCATCAGTTCCCCCTTATACCTTCGAGAAAGGTTTATTGGAGTGATATCAGCGGATGTGTTTTTAGAAAGCATTCGAGGGTTTCTAATGACAGAAATGGAAAAACGAAATAGTTATTCTATGTTGGTGGATGAAGATGGGACCATGGTGATTCATACCCATCGACCTAATCTAGAAGGGCAAAATATTTATACGGACTTAGGCTCTTCATTGTTTAAGGATTATTTTAATGAAGCGAAGCAAAGCCAGGATATTGTTCGAATGGCCTATGCCTATGAAGGGGAAGACATCCTTGGAATTGTTCAGAAGGCAGATGGGCGAAATTGGTATTTGGCTGTGGCCAGAGTCGACGATGTCACCCTATGGAACGCACAACTGGGGTATCCGTGGATTTTCTTTGTAAATGCCCTGATGCTCACCGTCATTGTTGTTTTAATGGGGATGATTCTTAAAGCAAGGTCGGAATTACATAGTATGAATACACTTTTAACGAAAGAAAATGAGAAAGACTTTTTAACAGGCATCTATAATAGACGCTACCTCAATCTATACTTAGAAAGTGTATGGCGGCAACAGCGAGTGGAGGCGTTAAGCCTATTGATATTAGACGTGGATTTTTTCAAGAATTACAACGACACCTACGGACATATCCAAGGTGATGAAGTCCTGAAAAACTTGACGAAATGCATCAATAACCTGGTAAGAAAAAAGGATGTTTTTGCTCGATTTGGGGGAGAAGAATTTGCTTTAGTGCTGGAAGATGTTGAAGGACCAGAGGTGGAAAAGATAGCGCAAAAGAGCATAGATGCCGTATATCATTTGGCCATGAAGCATGAGACATCTCCGTTTAAACGGGTCACTATTAGTATAGGAGTCGTTACGGTTGCTCCGGGAAAACAGATAAGCGTCAGAGAGGCCATTGAATATGCAGACAAGGCTTTGTATGAAGCCAAGGAATCGGGAAGAAATAAAGTAGTTTTTCATGAAGGAAAGGGGTAA